A stretch of Nonomuraea africana DNA encodes these proteins:
- a CDS encoding response regulator transcription factor, which produces MIRVLIAEDVRILRETLAAVLGLEDDLEVVAAVERGDQIVPAALECRPDVAVLDIELPELDGLSAAAQLTERLPECRVVVLTGFARPGYLRRAMASGVSGFLLKHSPPGDLIQAIRKVIAGEQVVDPQLAMAALRKADNPLAAREVDVLRLAATGAEADEIAVRLSLSRGTVRNYLSSAVMKLNARNRVDAIRIAADEGWL; this is translated from the coding sequence GTGATCCGAGTTCTGATCGCGGAGGATGTTCGCATCCTGCGCGAGACGCTGGCCGCCGTGCTCGGGCTGGAGGACGACCTCGAGGTGGTGGCCGCCGTGGAACGGGGCGACCAGATCGTGCCCGCCGCGCTGGAGTGCCGTCCTGACGTGGCCGTCCTCGACATCGAACTGCCCGAGCTGGACGGCCTGAGCGCCGCCGCGCAGCTGACCGAGCGCCTGCCGGAGTGCCGGGTCGTCGTGCTCACCGGCTTCGCCAGGCCGGGCTACCTGCGGCGCGCGATGGCCTCGGGGGTGAGCGGCTTCCTGCTCAAGCACTCCCCGCCGGGCGATCTCATCCAGGCGATCAGGAAGGTGATCGCGGGGGAGCAGGTCGTCGACCCACAGCTGGCCATGGCCGCACTCCGCAAGGCCGACAACCCACTGGCCGCCCGCGAGGTCGACGTGCTCAGGCTGGCCGCCACGGGGGCGGAGGCCGACGAGATCGCGGTACGGCTCTCGCTCAGCAGGGGCACCGTCCGCAACTACCTGTCGTCAGCGGTCATGAAGCTCAACGCCAGGAACCGGGTCGACGCGATACGCATCGCCGCCGACGAGGGCTGGCTCTAG
- a CDS encoding VOC family protein: MQKITTYLWFDNQAEEAANHYVSIFPNSRVVEVTPMIVTFELDGQRFIALNGGPQFTFNEAISLYVDCENQEEVDELWAKLVDGGEESQCGWLKDKYGLSWQIIPKQLPKLLSDPDPARAERAMQAMLKMSKINIKELEAAANG; encoded by the coding sequence ATGCAGAAGATCACCACGTACCTCTGGTTCGACAACCAGGCGGAGGAGGCGGCCAACCACTACGTCTCCATCTTCCCGAACTCGCGCGTCGTCGAGGTCACGCCCATGATCGTGACGTTCGAGCTCGACGGGCAGCGCTTCATCGCGCTCAACGGCGGGCCGCAGTTCACGTTCAACGAGGCGATCTCCCTCTATGTCGACTGCGAGAACCAGGAGGAGGTCGACGAGCTGTGGGCCAAGCTCGTCGACGGCGGTGAAGAGAGCCAGTGCGGCTGGCTCAAGGACAAGTACGGACTCTCCTGGCAGATCATCCCCAAGCAGCTCCCCAAGCTGCTCAGCGACCCCGACCCGGCCAGGGCCGAGCGTGCCATGCAGGCGATGCTCAAGATGTCGAAGATCAACATCAAGGAGCTCGAAGCGGCCGCCAACGGCTGA
- a CDS encoding N-acetylmuramoyl-L-alanine amidase, with product MRRALAVACFLPLLIPTAVAHAEAAPDDRQQAFAKAAETYQVPESVLLGVSYLGSRWDSHAGQPSNDAGFGPMHLTDAAAFTGSNHHAEGEEDPRGDETRPLELPTEAPVPPEEIPASLRTMEKAAALTGESHETLKTDPAANIRGGAALLADHQKRLGAPLSDDPAQWYGAVAAYSGATEHEAAKFFADEVFSVIASGMTRTTDDGQLVTLKPVPDLDKVEAWLDKLGLSLPRRDGVECPRSISCEWIPAAYAQLPNNNYGHYDLSDRPNNQKIDYIVIHDMEGYWAPSVRLNQDPKWPGSWHYSVRSSDGHIAQQIKTKDVGWQAGNWYINAKSIGIEHEGFLAEGSTWYTEAMYRTSAKLVRYLAMRHGVPLDRAHIIGHDNVPGTLPTTVRGMHEDPGPFWDWAHYFELMGAPLHQFGGPKSGSVMIKPDFATNKPYFYGCDRKNPSAACPPLPASTVWLRTEPRPDAPLIKDIGKHPTGDSLYSVYDHSARATTGQRFAVADRDGDWTAIWYLGQKAWFHNPADKPTAVPSMGLVVTPRPGLKTVPVYGRAYPEREAYPTGIPYQAVTPLQYTFSEGEKYTLSGPAATEYYRAVTFDPAPHTVVRGKTKYLQIQFGHRVMFVKADDVQVTFQ from the coding sequence ATGCGCAGAGCGTTGGCGGTCGCGTGCTTTTTACCGCTGCTGATACCCACCGCGGTCGCACACGCCGAGGCGGCGCCCGATGACAGGCAGCAGGCGTTCGCGAAGGCGGCCGAGACCTACCAGGTGCCCGAGAGCGTGCTGCTCGGGGTCTCCTACCTGGGGTCGAGGTGGGACTCCCACGCGGGCCAGCCCAGCAACGACGCCGGGTTCGGGCCGATGCACCTGACCGACGCGGCCGCCTTCACCGGCTCCAACCACCACGCCGAGGGCGAGGAGGACCCGCGCGGCGACGAGACGCGCCCGCTGGAGCTGCCGACCGAGGCGCCGGTGCCGCCGGAGGAGATCCCCGCCTCGCTCAGGACGATGGAGAAGGCGGCGGCGCTGACCGGCGAGTCGCACGAGACGCTGAAGACCGACCCCGCGGCCAACATCCGCGGCGGCGCGGCCCTGCTGGCCGACCATCAGAAGCGGCTCGGCGCGCCGCTCAGCGACGATCCCGCCCAGTGGTACGGCGCGGTCGCGGCCTACTCGGGCGCCACCGAGCACGAGGCCGCGAAGTTCTTCGCCGACGAGGTCTTCTCGGTGATCGCCTCGGGCATGACGCGCACCACCGACGACGGCCAGCTGGTCACCCTCAAGCCGGTGCCCGACCTCGACAAGGTCGAGGCGTGGCTGGACAAGCTCGGCCTCTCGCTGCCCCGCCGCGACGGCGTGGAGTGCCCGCGGTCGATCTCCTGCGAGTGGATCCCGGCCGCATACGCGCAGCTGCCGAACAACAACTACGGCCACTACGACCTGTCCGACCGGCCGAACAACCAGAAGATCGACTACATCGTCATCCACGACATGGAGGGCTACTGGGCGCCGTCCGTGCGGCTGAACCAGGACCCGAAGTGGCCCGGCAGCTGGCACTACTCGGTAAGGTCCAGCGACGGGCACATCGCCCAGCAGATCAAGACCAAGGACGTCGGCTGGCAGGCCGGCAACTGGTACATCAACGCCAAGTCCATCGGCATCGAGCACGAGGGCTTCCTGGCCGAGGGCAGCACCTGGTACACCGAGGCGATGTACCGCACGTCGGCCAAGCTCGTGCGCTACCTGGCCATGCGCCACGGCGTGCCGCTCGACCGGGCGCACATCATCGGCCACGACAACGTGCCGGGCACGCTGCCGACCACGGTCAGGGGCATGCACGAGGACCCCGGCCCGTTCTGGGACTGGGCGCACTACTTCGAGCTCATGGGCGCGCCGCTGCACCAGTTCGGCGGGCCGAAGTCGGGCTCGGTCATGATCAAGCCGGACTTCGCGACGAACAAGCCGTACTTCTACGGCTGTGACCGCAAGAACCCCTCGGCCGCGTGCCCGCCGCTGCCCGCCTCGACGGTGTGGCTGCGCACCGAACCGCGCCCCGACGCGCCGCTGATCAAGGACATCGGCAAGCACCCGACGGGCGACTCGCTGTACAGCGTCTATGACCACAGCGCCCGCGCCACCACCGGGCAGCGCTTCGCCGTGGCCGACCGCGACGGCGACTGGACCGCGATCTGGTACCTCGGCCAGAAGGCGTGGTTCCACAACCCCGCGGACAAGCCGACCGCGGTGCCGTCCATGGGTCTCGTCGTGACCCCCCGTCCTGGGCTGAAGACGGTCCCGGTGTACGGCAGGGCGTACCCGGAGCGGGAGGCCTACCCCACGGGCATCCCGTACCAGGCCGTGACGCCGCTGCAGTACACCTTCTCCGAAGGGGAGAAGTACACGCTGTCAGGGCCCGCGGCGACCGAGTACTACCGGGCGGTGACCTTCGACCCCGCCCCGCACACCGTCGTGCGCGGCAAGACGAAGTACTTGCAGATCCAGTTCGGTCACCGGGTGATGTTCGTCAAGGCCGACGACGTGCAGGTGACGTTCCAGTAA
- a CDS encoding MurR/RpiR family transcriptional regulator: MEDTISGLRADTLVATVRGVLPSLTPAAQTVARLILEDPATVARSTITELSAASGTSEATIVRTARLLGFAGYPQLRLALAAAAAQPDRLVPGDLAPDDPLSEVILKVSRAESEAINDTVAQLTSERLGLVVDAIVGARRIDSYGVGASGLVAEDVAQKLMRIGLSSHAFQDAHLALTSAVLLKPGDVAIGISTSGETPDVLEPLRLAGEAGATTVAITNNPRSSLAELAEHVLISAGRETEFRPGALASRISQLLVVDCVFVGVAQRTFDSSQEALQSTRRAVAEFTRKR, from the coding sequence GTGGAAGACACCATCAGCGGTCTGCGGGCCGACACACTCGTGGCCACCGTCCGCGGTGTCCTCCCGTCGCTCACTCCCGCCGCGCAGACCGTGGCGCGCCTCATCCTCGAAGATCCGGCCACCGTCGCGCGCAGCACGATCACCGAGCTGTCGGCCGCCTCGGGCACCAGCGAGGCGACGATCGTCCGCACCGCGCGCCTGCTCGGCTTCGCCGGATATCCGCAGCTCAGGCTGGCGCTGGCGGCCGCGGCCGCGCAGCCGGACCGGCTGGTGCCCGGCGACCTCGCCCCCGACGACCCGTTGTCGGAGGTCATCCTCAAGGTCTCCCGCGCCGAGTCCGAGGCCATCAACGACACCGTCGCCCAGCTCACCTCCGAGCGGCTGGGCCTGGTCGTGGACGCCATCGTCGGCGCCCGCAGGATCGACTCCTACGGCGTGGGCGCCTCTGGCCTGGTGGCCGAGGACGTGGCGCAGAAGCTCATGCGCATCGGCCTGTCGAGTCACGCCTTCCAGGACGCGCACCTGGCCCTCACCAGCGCGGTGCTGCTGAAGCCCGGTGACGTCGCGATCGGCATCAGCACCTCGGGTGAGACGCCCGACGTCCTGGAGCCGCTGCGGCTGGCGGGGGAGGCGGGGGCGACCACGGTGGCCATCACCAACAACCCGCGCTCCTCCCTCGCCGAACTGGCCGAGCACGTGCTGATCTCCGCTGGAAGGGAGACCGAGTTCCGTCCCGGCGCGCTGGCCAGCCGCATCAGCCAGTTGCTCGTCGTCGACTGCGTCTTCGTGGGGGTGGCCCAGCGGACCTTCGACTCCTCACAGGAGGCGCTGCAGAGCACCCGCCGCGCCGTCGCCGAGTTCACCCGCAAACGCTGA